One window of Dyadobacter sandarakinus genomic DNA carries:
- a CDS encoding alpha/beta hydrolase-fold protein yields MGAAWAQVEKPAVKDDFKPSELNQPGQEYPQVNSQGYVRFRIKAPQADSVRVSLGLGGRGGTRLTKDPEGFFTGTTEGPLDEGFHYYHLNVDGGTFNDPGTLNYYGSVRWESGIEIPAHDQDFYQLKNVPHGHVQQVLFPSKSTNTSRRAFVYTPPGYEKGNKRYPVLYLQHGWGEDETAWSNQGRANLIMDNLIADGKIKPFIIVMTYGMTNEVKFGKIREFKIEPFQTVLVDELVPYVDATFRTMASRDKRAMAGLSMGGMETRNITVNKPDVFGYYALLSGGVYSPEDLKDKARPELVFLSAGSKEKPDGVRNAAAALKTAGYNSVSYVSEGTAHEFLTWRRSLYQMAPLLFK; encoded by the coding sequence ATGGGAGCCGCATGGGCACAGGTGGAAAAGCCGGCTGTCAAGGACGACTTCAAGCCCTCAGAACTCAATCAGCCCGGCCAGGAATATCCTCAGGTGAATTCCCAGGGATACGTCCGTTTCCGGATCAAGGCACCGCAGGCAGATAGTGTAAGGGTAAGCCTCGGACTGGGTGGAAGGGGAGGCACCAGACTTACCAAAGATCCGGAAGGTTTTTTTACCGGAACGACGGAAGGACCCCTGGACGAGGGTTTTCACTATTACCACCTGAATGTGGATGGAGGCACCTTTAATGATCCGGGTACGCTCAACTATTACGGCTCGGTTCGCTGGGAAAGCGGTATCGAAATCCCGGCGCATGACCAGGATTTTTATCAGCTGAAGAATGTGCCTCACGGCCATGTGCAGCAGGTATTGTTCCCGTCCAAAAGCACAAATACTTCCCGCCGCGCATTTGTTTATACGCCTCCCGGCTATGAAAAGGGAAATAAACGCTACCCGGTACTGTACCTGCAGCACGGATGGGGAGAAGACGAAACTGCATGGAGCAACCAGGGCCGTGCAAACCTGATCATGGACAACCTGATTGCAGACGGCAAAATCAAGCCGTTCATCATTGTGATGACGTATGGAATGACCAATGAGGTGAAATTCGGAAAGATCAGGGAATTTAAGATCGAACCTTTCCAGACCGTACTGGTCGACGAGCTTGTTCCATATGTGGACGCTACTTTCAGAACAATGGCCAGCCGGGACAAACGTGCAATGGCGGGCCTTTCCATGGGAGGAATGGAAACCCGGAATATTACGGTTAACAAGCCGGACGTTTTCGGATACTATGCGCTACTCAGCGGAGGCGTGTATTCACCGGAGGATCTGAAAGACAAAGCCAGGCCTGAACTCGTTTTTCTCAGTGCAGGCAGTAAAGAGAAACCCGATGGCGTGAGGAATGCGGCAGCTGCGCTCAAAACGGCGGGATACAATTCGGTTTCATACGTTTCGGAGGGCACAGCGCACGAATTCCTTACCTGGCGCCGCAGCCTGTATCAGATGGCACCCCTTTTATTTAAATAA